AGACAATAGCAATACCTAACCCGCCACGTATTCTAGGCAGTTTATCTCTGCTTTTATACATACGCAGCCCTGGACGGCTCGCCCGATGGATATCCTCAATCACTGGCTTGCCTCCATAATACTTTAAGCGTATTACTAACGTAGGCTTTGCATCAGCTATCACCTTACAATCTTCGATATAGCCTTCTTCCTTTAGTACACGAGCAATACTTACCTTCAATTTGGACGAAGGCATACTAACTTCTACCTTGCCTGCATTCTGACCATTGCGCACTCGTGTCAGCATGTCCGAGATTGGATCGGTCATACTCATGGTATTTTCTAGCCCCTTTATGCTCTTAAAATTTTGATGATATTTAAACTAGAGGCGTTACCAACTAGCCTTAACTAGGCCTGGAACATCTCCACGCATAGCCACCTCACGGAGCCTATTACGGGATAGACCAAATTTACGTATATAACCGCGAGGCCTTCCCGTTGAACGGCAACGTCTCCGTTGGCGCACCGGCGAAGAGTCTCTAGGTAAACTATGGAATTTAAGCATTACCCTTTGCCGTTCTTCCGGACTGAGGCTTTCATCCCTCATCTGCGTTTTTAGCTCTATACGTCTAGCCGCGTATTTGCGCGCCACGCGTATCCGCTTCAGCTCTCTGTTAATCATGCACTTTTTTGACATCGCTAACCTTCTAGCCCCGCTAAGTATGAGTTCTAAACGGAAAATTAAATGCTCTAAGCAATGCTTGGCCTTCCTCATCCGTTTTTGCTGTAGTTGTTATCGTGATATTCATTCCCCTTATAGCATCGATCTGGTCATAGTCGATCTCTGGGAAAATAATCTGCTCACGAATACCCATATTATAGTTACCCCTCCCATCAAAAGACTTTGGACTAAGTCCACGGAAGTCCCGAATTCGAGGAATCGCTATATTAATTAGCCGGTCTAAAAATTCGTACATTTGCTTGCGGCGCAAGGTGACTTTACAACCGATAGGCCAATCCTCCCGGATTTTAAATCCGGCTACCGACTTGCGTGCACGGGTGAGCACCGGTTTCTGGCCAGAAATCCTAGCCATATCACCCATTACTCGCTCCAAGATTTTTTTATCTCCGACCGCCTCTCCAGCCCCTATATTCAAGGTAATCTTTTCGATTCGGGGCACTGCCATAACCGACTGACAACCAAGACGCTCCCGTAACTGGTTAATAACCGTATCCCGATAATGTTTTTGCAACCTTGCCATACTAATCTACCGCTGAGCCCTGGAATAAATTCAAGCAACCCTGGACGCTTCTCTAAACGTCAATGATTTCATCATTTGATTTGAAATAACGCACCTTACGACCATCCTCCAACCTCCTAAAACCAATCCGATCCCCTTTCTCCGTAGCCGGATTGTAAAGCATGACATTAGAGATATGTATCGACGCCTCCCGCTCAATAATTCCCCCGGGCTTATTAGCGGTCGGATTAGGCCGGGTATGTCGCTTTACCATGTTGACATCTTGTACAATCACACGCTCATCGCCTAATATGCGTAAAATTTTTCCTTGCTTCCCTTTACTCCTCCCGGCGGTAACGATAACCTCATCGCCTACCCTAACTCTGCGCATCACTATTCTCCCTATAATACTTCCGGGGCCAAAGAAACAATCCTCATAAAGTTCTCAACACGCAGCTCCCTCGTCACGGGACCAAAGATTCGAGTACCTATAGGCTGTAACTGGTTATTCAGTAATACAACGGCATTATTATCAAACCGAATAAGTGAGCCGTCCGCACGGCGAACCCCCTTTCTGGTCCGCACGATCAGTGCATTATAAACCTCACCTTTCTTCACTTTACCGCGTGGAATGGCTTCCTTGACTGCAACCTTAATAATATCGCCAATCCCCGCATAGCGCCGCTGTGACCCCCCTAGCACCTTTATACACACAAGTCGACGAGCACCGCTGTTATCTGCCGCCTCTAGGCTAGTCTGCATTTGAATCATTCCTGCCCTCCACTTAATCTCATCAGGGAATCAAGCATTATTCAGCGTGCACGCTCAAGGATATCAACCAATTTCCAGGCTTTAGTCTTGGATAACGGACGTGTCCCTGCAATCGCTACAATATCGCCCATCCGGCACTCATTATTTTCGTCATGGGCATGCAACTTAGTAAAACGCCTTACATATTTTTTGTAGAGCGAGTGTGCGACTTTACGCTCTATAAGCACCGTAATCGTCTTATCCATCTTGTCGCTCACCACGCGGCCGATAACGGTATGTGATATTTTCTCCTGATCGCTCATAACCTACTGCGCCTGCTGTTGTTTTTCAGTGAGTACCGTTTTAACCCGAGCGATGCTACGCCGAACCCGCTTCAATTCGCTATTTCGTACTAACTGCCCGGTACCCATTTGCATCCGCAGTTTAAACCGCTCTCGAGAGAGCTCCAAGAGCTCCTTCCGCAATTCATCTTCCGTCTTTGTCCGCAACTCTTGAACTTTCATCACATAATCGCCCGGGTAACAAATACCGTTTTAATGGGCAGTTTAGCAGCCGCTAATTCAAAAGCCCTCCGCGCTACCCCCTCCGGCACACCTTCCATCTCATAAAGGACGCGGCCAGGCTGTATATTAGCAGCCCAAAACTCTACACCACCCTTACCCTTTCCTTGACGCACCTCAAGAGGCTTTTGAGTAATTGGTTTATCCGGAAAAATCCGAATCCAAATTTTTCCGCCCCGCTTAATATGCCTTGTCATAGCACGCCGAGCAGCCTCGATTTGGCGAGCTGTAATCCGCCCTCTACCTATAGCTTTCAAGCCATACTCACCAAAGTCTATTTGGCTACCTCGGAGGGCTTGTCCGCGATTTCTGCCTTTTTGCTGCTTACGGAACTTAGTTCTTTTCGGCTGTAACATATTTTATTACCCTAGCTTATCGCTGAGCTTCCCGCGGCGACCTGCGGCTCCGGCTGCTCAAATACTTCGCCCTTAAATATCCATACCTTAACGCCAAGGATTCCATAGGTAGTCTTCGCCTCAGCAAAACCATAATCTATATCAGCGCGTAACGTATGCAATGGTACCCGGCCTTCCCGATACCATTCGTTACGTGCAATCTCTGCCCCATTTAAGCGCCCGGAGACTTTTATCCTAATACCTTGCGCACCTACACGCATAGCGTTGGTAACCGCACGCTTCATTGCTCGGCGAAACATAATTCGCCGTTCGAGTTGCTGAGCCACATTTGCAGCAACAAGCGTTGCGTCTAATTCAGGCTTGCGTATCTCTTGAATGTTAATATGAACGGGTATACCCATCATTCTTGAGACTTCTTGCCGTAGGTTGTTAATATCCTCACCCTTTTTTCCAATGACGATACCTGGACGAGCGGTATGAATAGTGATCCGAGCATTACGCGCCGGCCGATCAATCTGAATATTGCTCACTAGCGCATGGGATAGCTTCTTGGCAAGGTAGCTACGAACTGCTAAATCATTATTCAGCAGCTCACTAAATTGGCCGCTATCCGCATACCATTTAGAGTTCCAATCCTTAACAATGCCTAGACGGATCCCAGTAGGATGTACTTTTTGCCCCATTAGCTATCTGTGCTCCCCTAATCCTCTGAAACCATCACCTTAATATGGCAAGAGCGCTTAAAAACTCGACTAGCACGCCCTCTAGCCCTTGCGCGGATTCGCTTTATAGTAGGTCCTTCGTTGACCATAATGGCAGCAACGCGCAACTCATCGATATCAGCTCCATCGTTGTGCTCGGCATTCGCAATAGCAGATTCCAACACTTTTCTAATAAGAGCCGATGCTTTTTTAGGGCTAAAGCCCAAAATATCCAATGCCTTATCTACAGGCAGCCCGCGGACCTGGTCCGCAACCAGCCGACCTTTCTGAGCCGACAGGCGCGCATTCTTTAGTATTGCCGTAGTTGCCATTTCCCGCTCCATTACTACCTAGACTTTTTATTAGCCACATGGCCCTTAAAGGTACGTGTCGGGGAAAATTCACCCAATTTATGACCGACCATATTTTCTGTGACCAAAATAGGAACATGTTGCCGTCCATTATGGACGGCAATCGTTAGCCCAATCATTTCCGGGACAACCATAGAGCGACGCGACCAGGTCTTAATCGGACGCCGACTCTGGGATGCGCTCGCCTCCAGCACCTTCTTTTGCAGATGAGGGTCCACAAATGGGCCTTTTTTAATCGAACGCGGCATGCTTCATCCTCTCACTCTGAGTTATTTACTTTTTACGCCGGCGTACAATAAATTTTCCAGTACGCTTGTTACGGCGAGTCTTATACCCCTTAGTGGGCACTCCCCAAGGGCTAACGGGGTGGCGGCCACCTGAAGTGCGGCCCTCACCACCCCCGTGGGGATGATCTACAGGGTTCATCGCAACCCCACGCACGGTAGGACGTTTCCCCCGCCAACGCATAGCTCCCGCCTTACCTAGAGAACGGAGGCCATGCCCATCATTACCAACTTCTCCTATTGTTGCCCGGCATTCAAGCGGCACTTTTCGTATCTCACCTGAGCGCAAACGCAACATCGCATGATCGCCTTCACGGGCAACTAACTGACAGGAAGAACCGGCGCTTCGTGCTATCTGAGCACCTTTACCTGGTTTTAGCTCAATACAATGCACAAGCGTGCCAACAGGAATATTCCGTAGCGGAAGACAGTTTCCATCTCGAATAGGAGCCTCCCGTCCAGAAGTTATAATATCACCAACCTTAACTGCCTTGGGCGCAATGATATAACGCTTTTCCCCATCAGAATAATTAATTAATGCAATATGAGCACTACGATTTGGATCGTATTCTATCCTTTTCACACGCCCAAGGACATCAATTTTATCGCGTCTAAAATCAATAATTCGGTAGAGCCGCTTATGCCCCCCGCCACAATGACGAACAGTTATTCTACCTTGATTATTCCGGCCTCCACTCTTGCTTAGTTTTTTAGTTAAAGCCGGATGAGGTCTGCCCTTATATAGTTCAAGAGAAGTTACCTGAACCACAAATCGGCGGCCAGCGGATGTAGGTTTAGCTTTTACAATCGGCATAGCCATTTCCTTAATTTATCTAAATAACAGTCAGGTGTTATTCAACGCTTGCAAAATCGATTTCATAGCCTTCCTGCAGCGCCACGTAGGCTTTTTTCCAATTGCTGCGACGGCCAATATAACGCCCTGAACGCTTACGCTTTCCTTTAACTAGCGCTGTATGCACCTTAGTAACTTTGACATCGAACAAGAGTTCAACCGCCTGCTTAACCTCTCGCTTGTCAGCATCAGACAAGATCTTAAAAATCACCTGGTTATGCTTTTCCCCTACTAAGGTGCTTTTTTCCGAAATCACAGGCGCTAAAATAACCTTAGTCAGGCGCTCCTCGTTCATGTGAGGCTCTCCTCAAAACAACGAATTGCATCTCCCGTTACCAGAACTCCATCGAATCGAATTAATTCAACAGGACTAACTCTACTCACATTCCTTATAGCCACTGTCGGAATATTCCGGGCGGACAATTCAAGATTACGATCATCTTCAGCAACCACGATCAACACACTGCGCCACGTAATGGGCTTTAATAACTTAGCTAGATCTCTTGTTTTCGGCTTGGAAAGCATAATTTTATCTATCATCCTTAGCCGGTCTTGGCGCACAAGCTCCGATAAAATCGAGCGCATAGCCGCTCGATACATTTTTCTATTTACCTTTTGCGAATAATCCCCTGGCTTGGCGGCAAAAGCCCTACCGCCACCTCGCCATAACGGGCTTCGAATAGTACCCGCCCGAGCGCGGCCTGTCCCTTTTTGCCGAAAAGGTTTAGCACCACCGCCTCGAGCCTCGGAACGCGTTTTCTGAGCATGTGTACCTGCTCGAGCTTTAGCCAAATAAGCAGTGACCACTTGATGGATAAGAGGCTCATTAAAGTGTTGGGTAAACACAGTATCAGAAAGTTGCGTCATACCCGTTTCAGAATTTTCTGCGAGCGACTGCACTGCGAGATTCACCCTATCCTCCTTTATCTCACTTAACAACGGTCTTGACTGCCGGTTTAACTATTACATCCCCTCCTGGCGCACCAGGAATAGCTCCTTTTATCAATAATAATTGGCGCCCTTCATCAATTCGAACCAACTCAAGATTTTGGACGGTACGCCGTACATTTCCCATTTGCCCAGCCATTTTTTTTCCCTTAAATACGCGGCCTGGAGTTTGGCATTGACCAATAGAACCTGGAGCACGGTGGGATAACGAATTACCGTGGCTGGCATCTCCACCGCCGAAATGATAGCGGCGAACCACACCAGCAAAACCGCGCCCCCGGGTAATACCCGTGACATCGACCTTCTGTCCGACTTCAAACAAATCTACTTTCAGCTCGCCGCTGGCCTTAATATCTCTTCCTTCCTCTGCTCCAAAACGAAATTCCTGCAGTTTTCGACCGGGCTCTACGTTCGCCTTTGCAAAGTGCCCTTTAAGCGAGCTAGTGACTCGAGCAGGACGTCTCTCACCTACTGTTACTTGCACCGCTTGATAACCATCTTGCTCCAGTGTCTTAACCTGAGAAATCCGATTCGGAGTTGCTTCAATCACCGTTACCGGTATTGAGGCTCCTTCATCCGTAAAAACTCGAGTCATCCCCACTTTACGACCGATTAATCCGATTGCCATTTGCCTATCCTCGTGCCTACCAGCGCATATTCTCGTTAGGTTAATTTAATCTGGACATCAACGCCTGCAGCCAAATCCAGTTTCATCAAGGCATCAACGGTCTTTTCCGTCGGATCGACAATATCCATTAATCGCTTATGGGTACGAATCTCATACTGATCGCGTGCATCCTTGTTGACATGGGGAGATATCAATATCGTAAACCGTTCCTTGCGAGTAGGCAAAGGAATTGGCCCCCGTACGTGAGCTCCTGTACGCTTAGCAGTATCCACGATTTCTCGCGCCGATTGGTCAATCAGGCGATGATCAAACGCCTTTAGCCGAATTCTAATAATTTGTTGTTTGGCCATGCCGTTACTACTCAATCACTTTACTGACGACGCCGGCACCTACCGTACGCCCCCCTTCACGGACGGCAAAACGCAACCCCTCCTCCATCGCAATAGGCGCAATCAAACTAACCGTCATCTGAATATTATCACCCGGCATCACCATCTCCACCCCATCGGGTAAATCAATCGCACCGGTCACATCCGTGGTCCGAAAATAAAACTGCGGACGATACCCCGTGAAAAACGGCGTATGACGCCCCCCTTCATCCTTGGATAAAACATACACTTCCGCATAAAACTTCGTATGCGGCGTAATCGATTTGGGCTTGGCCAACACTTGACCACGCTCCACATCCTCACGCTTAGTCCCCCGCAACAAAACACCCACATTGTCCCCCGCTCGCCCCTCATCCAGAAGCTTGCGGAACATCTCAACCCCCGTGCAAATAGTCTTCTGCGTCTCCCGCATCCCAACTATCTCTATCTCTTCCCCTACCTTGACAATACCCCGCTCCACTCGACCCGTTACTACCGTCCCCCGACCCGAAATCGAAAATACATCCTCTATCGGCATCAAAAACGGCTGGTCTACCGCTCGCTGGGGCTCAGGAATATACGCATCCATCTGCTCTACCAACTTCAGTATCGACGGAATCCCTATCTCGCTCGTATCCCCCTCCAACGCCTTCAGCGCACTACCCACCACTATCGGCGTGTCATCCCCCGGAAATTGGTAACTATCCAACAGCTCCCGAACTTCCATCTCCACTAATTCCAACAACTCCGGATCGTCTACCATATCCGCTTTGTTTAAATACACCAATATGAACGGCACTCCCACCTGGCGCGCCAGCAATATATGCTCTCGCGTCTGGGGCATCGGACCATCCGCCGCCGAAACCACCAACACCGCTCCGTCCATCTGCGCCGCCCCCGTAATCATGTTCTTCACATAATCCGCATGCCCCGGGCAGTCTACATGCGCATAGTGACGCTCCTCCGTCTCATATTCTACATGCGAGGTCGCTATCGTGATCCCCCTCTCCCGCTCCTCCGGCGCATTGTCTATCTGGTCGTAGGCCCTGAACTCTCCCCCATACTGCTCCGATAATATCCGCGTCAACGCCGCCGTTAACGTCGTCTTACCATGGTCTACGTGACCGATCGTGCCTACGTTTATATGCGGCTTCTTCCGCTCAAATTTCGACTTGGACACAATTGCTTACCTCACAAAGATAACTGTCTTATCTCATTGGGACTTTTTAATTATCGCCCCAGCGATATTAGAGGGCGCTTCATTGTACTTTGAGAATTCCATTGTATAATTAGCTCGCCCTTGAGTAGCCGAACGGAGATCGGTGGCATATCCAAACATTTCCGCCAATGGTACTTCTGCTCGAATTATTTTACCGCTAAGGGAGTCTTCCATCCCCTGCACCATCCCGCGGCGCCGATTGAGGTCACCCATTACATCACCCATATATTCCTCAGGAGTCACTACCTCTACTTTCATAATAGGCTCAAGCAACACCGGATTCGCTTTTTGCACTCCTTCCTTAAAGGCCATAGATCCTGCAATTTTAAAAGCCATCTCGCTAGAATCCACATCGTGATATGAACCATCATATAGGGTAGCCTTGATATCAACTACAGGATATCCAGCAATTACTCCATTCTCAGTTTGCTCCTTTATTCCCTTATCAACTGCGGGAATAAATTCTTTAGGCACGGTACCGCCCACAATTTTATTAACAAACTCATATCCCTTACCGCGCTCTTGAGGTTCTAACTTGAGCCAAACATGGCCATATTGACCTCGACCGCCGCTCTGGCGCACAAATTTACCTTCCTGCTCTATGCTACGGCGTATGGTTTCTCGGTACGCTACCTGGGGAGCACCCACATTAGCCTCAACCTTAAACTCTCGCCTCATGCGGTCAACAATAATATCTAAGTGCAACTCACCCATTCCTGCGATGATAGTCTGCCCAGACTCTTCATCGGTACGGACCCTAAATGAAGGATCCTCCCTAGCTAGCTTTCCAAGGGCTATAGACATCCTTTCTTGGTCTCCCTTGGTTTTAGGCTCAATAGCAACAGAGATCACAGGCTCCGGAAATTCCATGCGCTCCAATAAAATGATGTGATTCGGGTCACATAAGGTATCACCTGTTGTCACATTTTTTAGGCCAACCGCAGCAGCAATATCACCAGCCATGACATCTTTAATTTCTTCACGGCTATTAGAATGCATCTGGAGTAAACGGCCAATACGTTCGCGGTTTCCAGAAGCTGCGTTATAAACCGTGTCCCCCGAGCTTAGTACTCCAGAATAAACCCGGAAAAAGGTGAGGTTTCCCACATAAGGATCAGAAGCGATCTTAAAGGCTAAAGCAGCAAATGGTTCCTCATCTGAGGCGTGGCGCTCACCTTCAGTCTCGTCTTTTTGCACCCCTTTAATAGGGGGAACTTCGACTGGGGAGGGCATATAAGAAAGCACTGCATCCAACATTGCCTGGACCCCCTTATTTTTAAAGGCGGAACCACACAAAGCAGGGACGATTTCTCCATTCAAGGTTCGAATGCGAAGGCCCTTAACAATATCGTCTAGCGGCAGTTGACCTTCCTCTAGATATCTCTCCATCAACTCTTCAGATGCTTCGGCGGCTGCCTCAATCATCTTTTCCCGGTATTCATCACAACTAGCCTGTAAATTTCCAGGTATTTCTTTTTCTTCAAAAGCCATGCCCATGCTGGATTTATCCCAGTGGATAGCCTTCATCTTAATAAGATCGACCACTCCCTCAAAATTTTCTTCAGCGCCAATGGGTATCTGAATAGGAATCGGATTAGCTCCTAACCTGCTGCGAATTTGCCCAACTACCCGAAGAAAATCAGCGCCCTGGCGGTCCATTTTATTGACAAATGCCAATCGAGGCACCTTATATTTATTTGCCTGTCGCCATACAGTTTCAGATTGGGGTTCTACCCCCCCCACCGCACAGAATACAGCAACGGCACCATCCAACACTCGCAAAGAACGTTCTACTTCAATCGTAAAATCCACGTGCCCAGGAGTATCGATAATATTGATTCGATGCTCTGGAAACTGCCTCGCCATTCCACTCCAGAAGCAAGTTGTCGCAGCGGAAGTAATTGTAATACCTCTCTCCTGCTCCTGCTCCATCCAATCCATAGTGGCAGCACCATCATGAACTTCGCCCAGCTTATGAGAGACACCCGTATAATATAGAATGCGCTCGGTAGTAGTGGTTTTGCCGGCATCAATATGTGCCATAATGCCAATATTACGATAGCGCTCGATAGGAGTCTTTCGGGCCACAACAACAAGTCCTTAATTTCTTAAATTTAAAAAACAATCCAAACTATTAAACATTTACCAACGATAATGAGCAAAAGCTTTGTTCGCCTCCGCCATACGGTGGGTGTCTTCTCGTTTCTTGACCGCAGTTCCCTTACCCTCATGGGCATCCAAAAGCTCTCCGGCTAGACGCAAATCCATAGATTTCTCGCTCCGCTTGCGTGCCGCTTCCACTAACCAACGCATAGCAAGCGTAGAACGCCGTTCGGGACGCACTTCCACGGGCACTTGATAGGTTGCCCCACCTACGCGACGTGATTTAACTTCAACTAATGGGCGAACATTCTCTAGCGCCTTTTCCAAAACATCCATGGGATCCTGATTAGCTTTTTCCGATACCCGACCTAAAGCGCCATAGATTATTCTCTCTGCCAACGATTTCTTGCCACTCAGCATAAGAATAGTAATAAACTTAGCCAACTGCACACTTCCATATTTGGGATCTGGCAGAACTTCTCGTCTCGCTATAACTCGTTTTCTCGGCATTTTTCGTTTCCGTTCAATTCTCGTCTACCATACTTAACCGCTATCTATGATGAGGTAAGTGCTACCCCTTTGGCCGTTTAGCCCCGTACTTGGAGCGGCCTTGCCGACGATCCCCCACACCTGCTGTATCTAAAGATCCCCGTACGATGTGATAGCGCACGCCAGGTAAGTCCTTGACGCGACCGCCACGAATTAGAACCACAGAGTGCTCTTGCAAATTATGCCCTTCACCTCCGATATAAGAGGTGACTTCCATACCATTAGTGAGACGTATACGGGCCACCTTACGCATGGCCGAGTTAGGCTTCTTTGGCGTAGTAGTATAGACTCGAGTACAGACCCCTCGCTTTTGGGGACAAGCCTGCAGCGCGGGTACATTGCTTTTTTGCTTCTGCCGTACCCGCGGCTTACGAACCAATTGGTTAATGGTGGCCATGGATCTCTAAATGCTCCAGACAAAATAAAGTTAAGCGCCCAAACGCCGATTATTCTCGGAGAATGAACGCTTCAGTGTATTCGGGTTTCTAAATTCATAGCCTTCCCTTAATAGGAGAAGGCTGTCTGAGTAGAAAGCGAACAATTTTATTCTTAATTAAATTTTCTG
This sequence is a window from Nitrosococcus oceani ATCC 19707. Protein-coding genes within it:
- the rpmC gene encoding 50S ribosomal protein L29, with the translated sequence MKVQELRTKTEDELRKELLELSRERFKLRMQMGTGQLVRNSELKRVRRSIARVKTVLTEKQQQAQ
- the rplE gene encoding 50S ribosomal protein L5; the protein is MARLQKHYRDTVINQLRERLGCQSVMAVPRIEKITLNIGAGEAVGDKKILERVMGDMARISGQKPVLTRARKSVAGFKIREDWPIGCKVTLRRKQMYEFLDRLINIAIPRIRDFRGLSPKSFDGRGNYNMGIREQIIFPEIDYDQIDAIRGMNITITTTAKTDEEGQALLRAFNFPFRTHT
- the rplD gene encoding 50S ribosomal protein L4 codes for the protein MTQLSDTVFTQHFNEPLIHQVVTAYLAKARAGTHAQKTRSEARGGGAKPFRQKGTGRARAGTIRSPLWRGGGRAFAAKPGDYSQKVNRKMYRAAMRSILSELVRQDRLRMIDKIMLSKPKTRDLAKLLKPITWRSVLIVVAEDDRNLELSARNIPTVAIRNVSRVSPVELIRFDGVLVTGDAIRCFEESLT
- the rplP gene encoding 50S ribosomal protein L16; the protein is MLQPKRTKFRKQQKGRNRGQALRGSQIDFGEYGLKAIGRGRITARQIEAARRAMTRHIKRGGKIWIRIFPDKPITQKPLEVRQGKGKGGVEFWAANIQPGRVLYEMEGVPEGVARRAFELAAAKLPIKTVFVTRAIM
- the rpsC gene encoding 30S ribosomal protein S3 → MGQKVHPTGIRLGIVKDWNSKWYADSGQFSELLNNDLAVRSYLAKKLSHALVSNIQIDRPARNARITIHTARPGIVIGKKGEDINNLRQEVSRMMGIPVHINIQEIRKPELDATLVAANVAQQLERRIMFRRAMKRAVTNAMRVGAQGIRIKVSGRLNGAEIARNEWYREGRVPLHTLRADIDYGFAEAKTTYGILGVKVWIFKGEVFEQPEPQVAAGSSAIS
- the tuf gene encoding elongation factor Tu translates to MSKSKFERKKPHINVGTIGHVDHGKTTLTAALTRILSEQYGGEFRAYDQIDNAPEERERGITIATSHVEYETEERHYAHVDCPGHADYVKNMITGAAQMDGAVLVVSAADGPMPQTREHILLARQVGVPFILVYLNKADMVDDPELLELVEMEVRELLDSYQFPGDDTPIVVGSALKALEGDTSEIGIPSILKLVEQMDAYIPEPQRAVDQPFLMPIEDVFSISGRGTVVTGRVERGIVKVGEEIEIVGMRETQKTICTGVEMFRKLLDEGRAGDNVGVLLRGTKREDVERGQVLAKPKSITPHTKFYAEVYVLSKDEGGRHTPFFTGYRPQFYFRTTDVTGAIDLPDGVEMVMPGDNIQMTVSLIAPIAMEEGLRFAVREGGRTVGAGVVSKVIE
- the rpsQ gene encoding 30S ribosomal protein S17, producing the protein MSDQEKISHTVIGRVVSDKMDKTITVLIERKVAHSLYKKYVRRFTKLHAHDENNECRMGDIVAIAGTRPLSKTKAWKLVDILERAR
- the rplB gene encoding 50S ribosomal protein L2, whose translation is MPIVKAKPTSAGRRFVVQVTSLELYKGRPHPALTKKLSKSGGRNNQGRITVRHCGGGHKRLYRIIDFRRDKIDVLGRVKRIEYDPNRSAHIALINYSDGEKRYIIAPKAVKVGDIITSGREAPIRDGNCLPLRNIPVGTLVHCIELKPGKGAQIARSAGSSCQLVAREGDHAMLRLRSGEIRKVPLECRATIGEVGNDGHGLRSLGKAGAMRWRGKRPTVRGVAMNPVDHPHGGGEGRTSGGRHPVSPWGVPTKGYKTRRNKRTGKFIVRRRKK
- the rplX gene encoding 50S ribosomal protein L24 yields the protein MRRVRVGDEVIVTAGRSKGKQGKILRILGDERVIVQDVNMVKRHTRPNPTANKPGGIIEREASIHISNVMLYNPATEKGDRIGFRRLEDGRKVRYFKSNDEIIDV
- the rpsJ gene encoding 30S ribosomal protein S10, with protein sequence MAKQQIIRIRLKAFDHRLIDQSAREIVDTAKRTGAHVRGPIPLPTRKERFTILISPHVNKDARDQYEIRTHKRLMDIVDPTEKTVDALMKLDLAAGVDVQIKLT
- the rplC gene encoding 50S ribosomal protein L3, whose product is MAIGLIGRKVGMTRVFTDEGASIPVTVIEATPNRISQVKTLEQDGYQAVQVTVGERRPARVTSSLKGHFAKANVEPGRKLQEFRFGAEEGRDIKASGELKVDLFEVGQKVDVTGITRGRGFAGVVRRYHFGGGDASHGNSLSHRAPGSIGQCQTPGRVFKGKKMAGQMGNVRRTVQNLELVRIDEGRQLLLIKGAIPGAPGGDVIVKPAVKTVVK
- the rpsS gene encoding 30S ribosomal protein S19, whose protein sequence is MPRSIKKGPFVDPHLQKKVLEASASQSRRPIKTWSRRSMVVPEMIGLTIAVHNGRQHVPILVTENMVGHKLGEFSPTRTFKGHVANKKSR
- the rpsN gene encoding 30S ribosomal protein S14, with translation MSKKCMINRELKRIRVARKYAARRIELKTQMRDESLSPEERQRVMLKFHSLPRDSSPVRQRRRCRSTGRPRGYIRKFGLSRNRLREVAMRGDVPGLVKASW
- the rplV gene encoding 50S ribosomal protein L22, which encodes MATTAILKNARLSAQKGRLVADQVRGLPVDKALDILGFSPKKASALIRKVLESAIANAEHNDGADIDELRVAAIMVNEGPTIKRIRARARGRASRVFKRSCHIKVMVSED
- the rpsH gene encoding 30S ribosomal protein S8 — protein: MSMTDPISDMLTRVRNGQNAGKVEVSMPSSKLKVSIARVLKEEGYIEDCKVIADAKPTLVIRLKYYGGKPVIEDIHRASRPGLRMYKSRDKLPRIRGGLGIAIVSTSRGVMTDKTARSIGEGGEVLCYVA
- the rplN gene encoding 50S ribosomal protein L14, which encodes MIQMQTSLEAADNSGARRLVCIKVLGGSQRRYAGIGDIIKVAVKEAIPRGKVKKGEVYNALIVRTRKGVRRADGSLIRFDNNAVVLLNNQLQPIGTRIFGPVTRELRVENFMRIVSLAPEVL
- the rplW gene encoding 50S ribosomal protein L23 yields the protein MNEERLTKVILAPVISEKSTLVGEKHNQVIFKILSDADKREVKQAVELLFDVKVTKVHTALVKGKRKRSGRYIGRRSNWKKAYVALQEGYEIDFASVE
- the fusA gene encoding elongation factor G, producing MARKTPIERYRNIGIMAHIDAGKTTTTERILYYTGVSHKLGEVHDGAATMDWMEQEQERGITITSAATTCFWSGMARQFPEHRINIIDTPGHVDFTIEVERSLRVLDGAVAVFCAVGGVEPQSETVWRQANKYKVPRLAFVNKMDRQGADFLRVVGQIRSRLGANPIPIQIPIGAEENFEGVVDLIKMKAIHWDKSSMGMAFEEKEIPGNLQASCDEYREKMIEAAAEASEELMERYLEEGQLPLDDIVKGLRIRTLNGEIVPALCGSAFKNKGVQAMLDAVLSYMPSPVEVPPIKGVQKDETEGERHASDEEPFAALAFKIASDPYVGNLTFFRVYSGVLSSGDTVYNAASGNRERIGRLLQMHSNSREEIKDVMAGDIAAAVGLKNVTTGDTLCDPNHIILLERMEFPEPVISVAIEPKTKGDQERMSIALGKLAREDPSFRVRTDEESGQTIIAGMGELHLDIIVDRMRREFKVEANVGAPQVAYRETIRRSIEQEGKFVRQSGGRGQYGHVWLKLEPQERGKGYEFVNKIVGGTVPKEFIPAVDKGIKEQTENGVIAGYPVVDIKATLYDGSYHDVDSSEMAFKIAGSMAFKEGVQKANPVLLEPIMKVEVVTPEEYMGDVMGDLNRRRGMVQGMEDSLSGKIIRAEVPLAEMFGYATDLRSATQGRANYTMEFSKYNEAPSNIAGAIIKKSQ